In Acidimicrobiia bacterium, one genomic interval encodes:
- a CDS encoding RICIN domain-containing protein, with product MATSIAMIAVLVGTTTVASASTTVEVWLTTPDGVNQLTQQPDVVLGPVGGGSINVSVNDSRQYQTTTGFGASFSDSSTFLMSQLKGYDPAAYATMMDELFGVTGGIGLTFWRVPMGASDFTEATAHWTNADTEGPPGEPLQYFALTSHDTDHIIPAIQDALAINPNLKIIGSPWTAPAWMKTTDKLICSFHNKKGALLPEYRQTWADYFVKWINAYENAGVPIWAVTPQNEPQYCPNSYPGMMWEPEDEASWVHDYLKPALAAAGLQPQILGYDHNWDLPSYPTTLVTGPTSGDYDGIAWHCYNNSSDPTEMTKLHNLYPGFDQYETECSSDTEPTDIIPFSTAEMALLSVQNWARGVVLWNLALDSNNGPHLGGCEVCVPVVTIDVTTDQSGAVTSAAYSLADNYYHLGQISDFVSVDATRIDSTVNAHGIVTAAFENPDGREVLIATNRNTADTTFTVTWNEQGSFTYTLPSRATVTFIATVDPAPPTSYVPQTGGTYTVEARPSGKPVDVANGSTSNKAPILQFTDSGDLSQQWVLVDAGAGYVNMINVNSGMALTNPRASNRNGIQMQQWSITGTGSPEQQWQLTAVDSDYYTITNRASGKALDLRDGSVSDGAIIQQWDLDPANPNQQWLFTSVP from the coding sequence TTGGCGACCTCGATAGCGATGATTGCCGTCCTGGTCGGTACCACGACCGTAGCTTCGGCATCGACCACCGTCGAGGTCTGGCTTACCACCCCCGACGGTGTTAACCAGCTGACCCAACAACCGGATGTGGTGCTCGGCCCTGTCGGCGGGGGGTCGATCAACGTCTCCGTGAACGACAGCCGCCAATACCAGACGACTACCGGGTTCGGAGCCAGTTTCTCTGATTCCTCGACCTTCCTCATGTCGCAGCTGAAGGGCTACGACCCGGCGGCGTACGCCACGATGATGGACGAGCTCTTCGGTGTCACCGGTGGGATCGGTCTCACCTTTTGGCGAGTGCCTATGGGCGCCAGCGACTTCACCGAGGCGACCGCGCACTGGACGAACGCCGACACGGAGGGCCCGCCCGGGGAGCCGTTGCAGTATTTCGCACTGACCAGCCATGACACGGACCACATCATTCCGGCCATCCAGGACGCGCTGGCGATCAACCCGAACCTGAAGATCATCGGCAGCCCTTGGACGGCGCCGGCGTGGATGAAGACCACTGACAAGCTGATCTGCTCGTTCCACAACAAGAAGGGGGCGTTGCTCCCTGAGTACCGGCAGACATGGGCCGACTACTTCGTGAAGTGGATCAATGCGTACGAGAACGCGGGGGTGCCGATCTGGGCGGTGACTCCCCAAAACGAGCCCCAGTACTGCCCAAACAGCTACCCGGGGATGATGTGGGAACCCGAAGACGAGGCAAGCTGGGTGCACGACTACCTGAAGCCGGCCCTCGCCGCCGCTGGTCTCCAGCCGCAGATCCTCGGATACGACCACAACTGGGACCTGCCCAGCTATCCCACCACGCTGGTTACGGGCCCGACGAGCGGCGACTACGACGGCATCGCCTGGCACTGCTACAACAACTCGAGCGACCCCACCGAGATGACGAAGCTCCACAATCTGTATCCGGGCTTCGATCAATACGAAACGGAATGCTCGTCAGACACCGAACCGACCGACATCATCCCGTTCAGCACCGCCGAGATGGCCCTCCTCTCGGTCCAGAACTGGGCCCGAGGTGTGGTGTTGTGGAACTTGGCGCTCGACTCGAACAACGGGCCCCATCTCGGCGGCTGTGAGGTGTGTGTCCCCGTTGTCACCATCGACGTGACCACCGACCAATCGGGGGCCGTGACATCGGCCGCCTACTCCCTGGCGGATAACTACTACCACCTTGGTCAGATCAGCGACTTCGTCTCTGTCGACGCCACCCGGATCGACTCGACCGTGAACGCCCACGGCATCGTCACCGCTGCCTTCGAGAACCCAGACGGTCGCGAGGTACTGATCGCCACGAACCGCAACACCGCCGACACGACCTTCACCGTTACATGGAACGAGCAGGGTTCGTTCACCTACACCTTGCCTTCGCGGGCCACCGTCACGTTCATCGCCACGGTCGATCCTGCCCCTCCCACCTCGTACGTACCACAGACCGGTGGTACGTACACCGTCGAGGCACGGCCGAGTGGCAAGCCCGTCGACGTGGCGAACGGCTCGACCAGCAACAAGGCACCGATCCTTCAGTTCACCGACAGCGGCGACCTGAGTCAGCAATGGGTGCTTGTCGACGCAGGGGCGGGCTATGTCAACATGATCAACGTCAACAGCGGGATGGCGCTCACTAACCCGCGGGCTTCGAATCGGAACGGGATCCAGATGCAGCAGTGGTCGATCACCGGCACCGGCTCACCAGAGCAGCAGTGGCAGCTCACTGCGGTCGATTCCGACTACTACACGATCACGAACCGAGCCAGCGGCAAGGCGCTCGATCTCCGTGACGGTTCGGTGAGTGACGGGGCGATCATCCAGCAGTGGGACCTCGA
- a CDS encoding ROK family protein: MPEQRTTTRDVRRANQAAVLKHLYEGGPASRIALSNDTGLSRATVGNVISELLKSGVAIETGQVASDGGRPAILVEVNPAHTYVIGVDIGETGATIELFDLALHKMAAVQKQVELAPENVETLVTVIAEVVKDVTSALPVELDELLGIGVGVPGIIVRDGREYVHAPSLGWDHMPLQEMLREALPSRVLVDNGAKTMALAEAWYGAGRGASNVVVALIGTGVGAAILTDGRVFRGATSSAGEWGHTTVALNGRSCRCGARGCLEAYVGARGILGAYQPAQDAPSDTAIDERLALEQLRVRLIAGEEAALRTVRETGRYLGVGMANLINLLNPDKIVLGGWAGLLLGEHLLPIAIDEARRHALRPPFDRVSIELCHLGPDAVALGAAILVVEPFLEAGGLPQRESIRKVPNRLSRPGL, from the coding sequence ATGCCCGAACAACGGACCACCACCCGGGATGTTCGCCGCGCCAACCAGGCCGCCGTTCTGAAGCACCTCTATGAGGGGGGACCGGCCAGCCGGATCGCACTGTCTAACGACACCGGGCTGAGCCGGGCAACCGTCGGCAATGTGATCTCGGAGTTACTCAAGAGCGGAGTGGCAATCGAGACGGGCCAAGTCGCTTCGGACGGTGGACGGCCGGCGATCCTCGTCGAGGTGAACCCTGCCCACACTTACGTGATTGGTGTGGACATCGGGGAAACCGGAGCCACGATCGAACTGTTCGACCTTGCGCTCCACAAGATGGCGGCGGTCCAGAAGCAGGTGGAGCTCGCTCCCGAAAACGTCGAGACGCTAGTGACGGTCATTGCCGAGGTCGTGAAGGACGTGACGTCAGCGCTACCCGTCGAGTTGGATGAGCTTCTCGGGATCGGCGTCGGCGTACCGGGGATCATCGTTCGTGACGGTCGGGAGTACGTCCACGCCCCGAGCCTCGGCTGGGACCACATGCCGCTCCAAGAGATGCTCAGGGAGGCGCTCCCCTCCCGGGTTCTGGTCGATAACGGCGCCAAGACCATGGCGCTGGCAGAGGCGTGGTACGGCGCCGGCCGCGGCGCGAGTAATGTCGTCGTGGCCCTAATCGGCACGGGGGTAGGAGCCGCGATTCTCACCGACGGTCGCGTGTTTCGTGGGGCGACCTCGAGCGCGGGTGAATGGGGTCACACCACCGTTGCACTCAACGGCCGAAGCTGTCGCTGCGGAGCCAGAGGCTGCCTCGAGGCTTACGTCGGAGCCCGCGGGATCCTCGGCGCATATCAGCCCGCACAAGACGCCCCTTCCGACACCGCGATCGACGAGCGCCTCGCCCTCGAGCAACTCCGGGTCCGCCTCATAGCCGGAGAGGAAGCTGCACTCCGCACGGTGCGGGAGACGGGTCGGTACCTCGGCGTCGGGATGGCGAACCTGATCAACCTGCTCAATCCCGACAAGATCGTGCTCGGAGGGTGGGCCGGTCTGCTGCTCGGGGAGCATCTCCTACCAATCGCTATCGACGAGGCCCGCCGTCACGCGCTGCGTCCTCCCTTCGATCGTGTCTCGATCGAGCTTTGCCATCTGGGCCCCGACGCCGTTGCGCTCGGCGCCGCCATCCTCGTGGTCGAGCCATTCCTCGAA